The DNA sequence ATATGGTAAGGTTTTTTGAGAAATTGCCAGATAATACAGAGGACGATTTGAATCTCTATGACTCCTTTTTTATGATTACTGATACAATCATTATCTTTGATAATATTAGTCAAAAGATGAAGATTGTTTCTAATGTTTTTCTGGATGGTAAAGATCAAAGAGAGGCTTATGAATCAGCCAAAAGTAAGATAAATAGTATCATATCAAAGTTGAATCAGCCGTTAAAGAAGAGAAAAAGAAAGAAAACCACAAAGAAAAATATTAACTTCTCTTCAAATTTTACAATCGAAGAGTTTAAAAAAGCAGTTATGAAATCCAAGGAATATATTGAATCAGGAGATATCATCCAAACTGTTTTAGCGCAGAGATTAGAGACAGAAATAGAAATAGATCCTTTTGATATTTACAGAGCATTAAGAACAATAAATCCTTCACCTTATATGTATTATTTGAAATTCGGCGATTTAAAAATCGTTGGTTCTTCACCTGAGGTTATGGTAAGAAAAGAAGATCGAAAGGTTGAACTAAGACCTATAGCAGGAACAAGGCCAAGAGGGAAAACCGAGGAGGAGGATAAGAGATTAATGGAAGAACTTTTGGGTGATCCAAAGGAAAGAGCAGAGCACGTTATGCTAGTTGATCTGGGCAGAAATGATTTGGGAAGGGTTTCAAGAATTGGTACAGTTAATGTAAACGAATTTATGGTTATAGAAAAGTATTCTCATGTGATGCATATTGTTTCAAATGTTAGGGGTGAATTGGAAGAGGGAAAGGATAGCTTTGAAGTGATAAGGGCATGTTTCCCCGCAGGAACAGTTTCTGGTGCACCAAAAATAAGGGCTATGGAAATCATCGAAGAACTTGAACCTACTAAAAGAGGTCCCTATGCAGGGGCAATTGGGTATTTTGGATTCTCAGGTAATATGGAAACCTGTATTACTATAAGAACAGCTTTTGTTATCGGGAAAACCCTCTATTTAGGGGTAGGGGCTGGTATTGTTGCTGATTCCAAACCTGAGAACGAGTATAAAGAGACGATGAATAAAGCCAAAGCTATGATAAAGGCTGTTGAAATGGCAAGCCAAGGATTAAGATAATTTTATAAATAGGCGATTAAAGATGATACTCATGATAGATAATTATGATTCTTTTACCTATAATCTCGTTCAGTATTTAGGAGAATTAGGAGAAAGAGTTGTTGTGTATAGAAATGATAAGATTACCTTGAGAGAAATAGAGAAATTGAAGCCTAAAAGGATAGTGATTTCCCCTGGTCCTTGCACCCCTAAAGAGGCTGGGATATCTGTGGATGTTGTGAGGCATTTAAAGGGTAAGGCACCGATTCTAGGGGTATGCCTTGGTCATCAGTGTATTGGTTATGCCTTTGGAGGAAAAATAATTCGGGCAAAGAGATTAATGCATGGCAAAACCTCTATGATTCACCATGATAAAAAATCTATTTATAAAGGGTTAAATAATCCCTTTGTGGCAACTCGATATCATTCTCTCATTATAGAAAAGAAGTCTCTTCCCTCTGAATTGGAAATCAGTTCTTATTCTGAAGACAATGAAATAATGGGAATAAGACATAAGAAGTTTAAAATAGAAGGAATTCAGTTCCACCCTGAATCTATTCTCACGGAAGAGGGAAAAAGGCTTTTAGAGAATTTTTTGCAAATAGATTAAAGGAGATGCTCAATGATATTAGATGCAATATCAAAGGCTGTGGATATGAAGGATTTAACGAGAGAAGAGGCATCCTTGGTAATGGAAGAAATTATGTCAGGAAAAGCTACCGATTCTCAGATAGCATCCTTTCTTACTGCTCTCAGGATTAAGAATGTAACAGTAGAAGAATTAATCGGTTTTGTTAAGGTTATGAGAGAAAAAGCAGAGAGCATTCCTACAAAAGAGAAGGTTACAGAAGGTATGTCTGACACGAGCAGGGAGATGCTTGTGGATACGTGTGGAACAGGAGGAGATGCAAGAGGAACATTCAATGTTTCTACAGCCACGACTTTTGTTGTTGTAGGGTCAGGAATAAGAGTGGCAAAACATGGCAACAGGTCTGTTTCTAGTTTTTGCGGAAGCGCTGATGTTATTGAATCTTTAGGAATAAATCTAGAACTCAATCCTGAACAAGTGGGGAGGTGCATTGATGAGGTTGGGATAGGATTTTTGTTTGCTCCTCTGCTGCATAAGGCAATGAAGCATGTCATGACTGCAAGAAAGGATATTAAAATAAGAACAGTCTTTAATATCCTTGGTCCCCTTACTAATCCCGCAAAGGCAAATGCCCAGCTTCTTGGTGTCTTTAATGGAGATCTAACAGAAAAAATGGCTTATGTATTAAAAGAGTTTGATTGTAAAGGGGCGCTCATTGTCCATGGAATGGACGGATTAGATGAGATAACAAATACAAGTGATACAAAGATTACACAATTAAAGGATAAGAAAATAAAAACATTCTATGTAAAACCAGAAGATTTTGGAATAGAAAGGGCATCAATGCAGGATATACAGGGAGGGGATGTAAAGGAAAATACTAAAATTATTCTTAATATCCTTAAAGGTAAAAAAGGACCAAAAAGAGATATTGTTCTTTTAAATGCTGGAGCAGGGATAATGGTTGCAGGAAAAGCAGAGTCAATAAGAGAAGGAATTAATATATCAGAGGAGGTTGTTGATTCTGGTAAGGCAATGGAGAAGCTCAAAAAATTGATAGAATTATCTAATAAATTGAAATAATTATATTAATTTTAGTGATTTTAAGTTTAATAATGTTAAAAAAGATAGTTGATTATAAAAGAAAAGAGATCAAAGAATCTAAAGCTTCTATCTCGTTTTCAGAAATAAAGAAAAGACTCAAAGATGTTAACGCAGCAACCAGAGATTTTAAAAAAGCTCTTTTAGACAATGGAAAAAGAACAAGAATTATTGCTGAAATAAAAAAGGCATCTCCATCAAGAGGCATTATAAGTAAAGATTTTAAACCTATTGATATAGCCAAAATATATGAAAATAATGGTGCTAAAGCAATATCTGTCTTAACAGAAAAAAAATTTTTTGAAGGAGATTTAAAATTTATTTCCCAAATAAAAAAAGAAGTTAGTCTTCCTATTTTAAGAAAAGACTTTATTATTGATCCTTATCAGATTTATGAGACAAGGCTTTTTGGTGGAGATGCAATACTATTAATTGTCTCTATCCTGGATCAAAAACAGCTTAAGGATTTTATTTCTTTGAGCAAAGAGTTGAGTATGGAGTGTCTTGTAGAGGTTCATAATGATTTAGAAATGGAGGGGGCATTAAAGAGTGACTGTTCAATTATTGGTATAAATAACAGAGACTTAAAGACATTTAAGACCGATATAAATACAACTTTAAGACTCATAAAGAAGATTCCAATTGATAGAATAGTAGTGAGTGAAAGCGGAATTGAAAGAAGAGAAGATATTGCATTACTCAAAGATGCTGGTGTCCATGCCTTTCTTATTGGTGAAGCATTGATAAAAGAAAATAATATTGCTCATAAATTGAGATATTTAATAGATAATTCTTAAAGTAGTTTATTATGGAATTTATTTATGGTTAAAATCAAGATATGTGGAATAACCAATCTAGAAGATGCTTTATTTGCTGCTGAATGTGGGGCTGATGCATTAGGTTTTGTGCAGTATAAAAAAAGCCCCAGATATATAGAAAAAAAAAGAGCAAAGGAAATTATTGAAAAGTTGCCTCCTTTTATTAAAACAGTCGGGGTTTTTGTAAATTCAGATTTAAATGTCATATTAGAGACGGCCAGTAATTGCAGTTTTGATCTTGTGCAACTCCATGGTGATGAGGATCTAAAATTCTGTAAAGAAATCAAAAAAAAGATTAGATTAATTAAAGCTTTTAGAATAAAGAATAGAGATTCAATAAAAGATATTTCGAAGTTTTCTTCTCTAGTTAATACATTTTTAATAGATACTCATTTAGAAGGGAAATATGGGGGAACAGGTATTTGTTTTGATTGGAGTATAGTCCGTGAGGCAAAAAAATATGGTAATATAATATTGGCTGGAGGATTAAATAGAGAAAATATTTCTCTTGTTTTAAGGAATATAAAGCCTTATGGGGTTGATGTAAGTAGCGGCGTAGAGATAAGTCCCGGTGTAAAGGATAAAAAAAAGGTAGAAGCTTTTATAAAAACTATTAAAGAAATGGAGAGATAATGATATCTGGCAAAAAATGGTCTTTTGGGACCTTTGGAGGTCGATATGTAATTGAAACTTTGATGCCTGCTCTGTTTGAACTTGAGAAAGTTTATAAAAAAATAAAGAGAGATAAAAAATTCCAAGAAGAATTCCAATATTATTTAAAAGAGTATGTAGGAAGACCAACGCCCCTATATTTTGCTAGGAAGTTAACAGAAAAATTGAAAGGACCTAGAATTTATCTAAAAAGAGAAGATCTGATTCATACGGGTGCACACAAGATTAATAATACAATCGGTCAAGCGCTTTTAGCTAAGAGAATCGGAAAGAAAAGAGTAATTGCTGAGACAGGTGCAGG is a window from the Nitrospinota bacterium genome containing:
- a CDS encoding phosphoribosylanthranilate isomerase; translated protein: MVKIKICGITNLEDALFAAECGADALGFVQYKKSPRYIEKKRAKEIIEKLPPFIKTVGVFVNSDLNVILETASNCSFDLVQLHGDEDLKFCKEIKKKIRLIKAFRIKNRDSIKDISKFSSLVNTFLIDTHLEGKYGGTGICFDWSIVREAKKYGNIILAGGLNRENISLVLRNIKPYGVDVSSGVEISPGVKDKKKVEAFIKTIKEMER
- the trpC gene encoding indole-3-glycerol phosphate synthase TrpC, with the translated sequence MLKKIVDYKRKEIKESKASISFSEIKKRLKDVNAATRDFKKALLDNGKRTRIIAEIKKASPSRGIISKDFKPIDIAKIYENNGAKAISVLTEKKFFEGDLKFISQIKKEVSLPILRKDFIIDPYQIYETRLFGGDAILLIVSILDQKQLKDFISLSKELSMECLVEVHNDLEMEGALKSDCSIIGINNRDLKTFKTDINTTLRLIKKIPIDRIVVSESGIERREDIALLKDAGVHAFLIGEALIKENNIAHKLRYLIDNS
- a CDS encoding aminodeoxychorismate/anthranilate synthase component II, which codes for MILMIDNYDSFTYNLVQYLGELGERVVVYRNDKITLREIEKLKPKRIVISPGPCTPKEAGISVDVVRHLKGKAPILGVCLGHQCIGYAFGGKIIRAKRLMHGKTSMIHHDKKSIYKGLNNPFVATRYHSLIIEKKSLPSELEISSYSEDNEIMGIRHKKFKIEGIQFHPESILTEEGKRLLENFLQID
- a CDS encoding chorismate-binding protein, coding for MVRFFEKLPDNTEDDLNLYDSFFMITDTIIIFDNISQKMKIVSNVFLDGKDQREAYESAKSKINSIISKLNQPLKKRKRKKTTKKNINFSSNFTIEEFKKAVMKSKEYIESGDIIQTVLAQRLETEIEIDPFDIYRALRTINPSPYMYYLKFGDLKIVGSSPEVMVRKEDRKVELRPIAGTRPRGKTEEEDKRLMEELLGDPKERAEHVMLVDLGRNDLGRVSRIGTVNVNEFMVIEKYSHVMHIVSNVRGELEEGKDSFEVIRACFPAGTVSGAPKIRAMEIIEELEPTKRGPYAGAIGYFGFSGNMETCITIRTAFVIGKTLYLGVGAGIVADSKPENEYKETMNKAKAMIKAVEMASQGLR
- the trpD gene encoding anthranilate phosphoribosyltransferase, with translation MILDAISKAVDMKDLTREEASLVMEEIMSGKATDSQIASFLTALRIKNVTVEELIGFVKVMREKAESIPTKEKVTEGMSDTSREMLVDTCGTGGDARGTFNVSTATTFVVVGSGIRVAKHGNRSVSSFCGSADVIESLGINLELNPEQVGRCIDEVGIGFLFAPLLHKAMKHVMTARKDIKIRTVFNILGPLTNPAKANAQLLGVFNGDLTEKMAYVLKEFDCKGALIVHGMDGLDEITNTSDTKITQLKDKKIKTFYVKPEDFGIERASMQDIQGGDVKENTKIILNILKGKKGPKRDIVLLNAGAGIMVAGKAESIREGINISEEVVDSGKAMEKLKKLIELSNKLK